From the Diprion similis isolate iyDipSimi1 chromosome 1, iyDipSimi1.1, whole genome shotgun sequence genome, the window GCGACAAATCTACTCTTCTTTACTGATCACAATATTAAATGTAGTGCTATATTTGTGCGCCATgtgaatttgatttatttatgtacattGCAAAATCCATGCCGTTATTTAAGTAGTAGAAGtggtgtttttgttcagaaaaaACTCTTACAAACCACTGAAAAATCCGgaattttcagagaattttaTATTGCCCATTCACTGGACAGCCCGTAAACTGCATGAACCAGAGTCCTTAGTTCACAAGTATAACCTTAATAAATCAACTGATTGTAACGCCAAATGTGATAAAGAACCCTTATCTCTCATTTACagattatatatgtgtatatagtatatatactcATTGAGATGTCTAAGGTATTGAAAGATCCTCGATATGTATCGAGAAGGCAACAAAGACGTCAAATTAATGAAGAGTATCGAAAACTCTGTAATACCAATGTCATTTCATCGGTTTCTCGTCATATCCCAGCAACAGTTTGTACTAGTACAGATACAAAATCTGATGCAGCTGAATTCAACAGTAGTAACATTACTACAGACTTACAGCTTAATTCAATAGATTCCGATAATATTGCCTTAAGTAAACCTATTCACGGACACAACGTACCTCTAGATGCGAGAACTTTACTTCAAGCACCTCGAAAGCTGGAAATTATTGATATGAGTCCGGggcattattatcattttggTCTAGTGCAAGGTTCAGTAAGAAGTGTCGCCAAGTATTATTCAACTGAAAATTGTCCGAAAGAACTGCAAATTAACATCAATGTAGATGGACTTCCCTTGACAAAAAGTTCAGGCAGCCAATTTTGGCCTATTCTAGCATCTGTCGAAGCAGATTTTTATACCGAACCCTTCATCGTTGGTCTATATCATGGTAGTAATGAATTTATGAAGTATTTCACCGAAGAGTGTAGTAAGATCATTGATGTACGTTTGAGTATAGGTAATAGAACAGTTCCCATTAAAATTAATGCATTTGTTTCCGATACACCTGCGAAATGTTTCATTACCGGAACCAAAGGACATAACGCTTATTTTGGCTGTGGGAAATGGGTGCAGGAAGGAGAATTCATTGATAATCGAGTGACATACCCTGAGACAACAGCAAGATTACGAACTAATGAATCATTCAGATTGAAAACCAATGAAGAGCATCACAAAAAAACATCCATCCTTGAAAACTTATGTATCAACATGATATTAGATTTTCCAATAGATTATATGCACTTGGTCTGTTTAGgtgtaatgaaaaaactgtTACAGTTTTGGATCAAAGGAAGCAAAGATGTTAGAATGACAAATTTTCAGCGTAAACGAG encodes:
- the LOC124406298 gene encoding uncharacterized protein LOC124406298, whose protein sequence is MSKVLKDPRYVSRRQQRRQINEEYRKLCNTNVISSVSRHIPATVCTSTDTKSDAAEFNSSNITTDLQLNSIDSDNIALSKPIHGHNVPLDARTLLQAPRKLEIIDMSPGHYYHFGLVQGSVRSVAKYYSTENCPKELQININVDGLPLTKSSGSQFWPILASVEADFYTEPFIVGLYHGSNEFMKYFTEECSKIIDVRLSIGNRTVPIKINAFVSDTPAKCFITGTKGHNAYFGCGKWVQEGEFIDNRVTYPETTARLRTNESFRLKTNEEHHKKTSILENLCINMILDFPIDYMHLVCLGVMKKLLQFWIKGSKDVRMTNFQRKRASDLLLLLNKSISKEFARKARPLEEVDRFKATELRQLLLYTGPIVFRDNLPRDKYNHFLCLSVAIRILASPEYHIKLNDYARELLQYFVESFPSFYGHQHISYNVHNFIYLCDDVKLKGPLDKFSAFKFENYMQKIRKSLRTSSKPLQQLIKRNQEECIIDVQYEKFEYPIIKYAIPEEINEGKNTSNLFNIVIFL